In Candidatus Tachikawaea gelatinosa, a genomic segment contains:
- the dxs gene encoding 1-deoxy-D-xylulose-5-phosphate synthase, translated as MKLLENKEHTFLSKIDNVEQLRLLKKKDLPFLCEDLRNYLLETVSISSGHLASGLGVVELTVAIHFFYNTPFDLLIWDVGHQAYPHKILTGRKKQIKTIRQRKGLHPFPCREESKFDVASVGHSSTSLSIGLGLSIISSLEKIKRHTICVIGDGALTSGIAFEALNHIGDIQSNILIILNDNNMSISKNVGAINNTLLQNFFHIKHSTFEKKFVNLSHTQKNYNNVIKALKKDFVPSILFKELGFNYIGPVDGHNVIELIKIFKNISEMQGPQFLHILTKKGKGYAPAENDPIAWHAVPKFCLNKDILPKKFQNTSNYSQIFGDWLCEIASIDSKLMAITPAMSEGSGMVKFSHHYPRQYFDVAIAEQHAVTLAAGMAIGGYKPIVAIYSTFLQRAYDQVIHDVAIQKLPVLFAIDRSGIVGEDGRTHQGAFDIAFLRCIPNMIIMTPSDENELRSMLYTGYKYKQGPCAVRYPRRAIAGNFLQPFTKLPIGKGLLKRKGKKIAFLNFGMLLKEVSVVAELMNSTLIDMRFVKPLDQSLIIDLTYTHEFLVTVEEGTICGGAGSGVNELIMKNRKLVSVLNLGIPDEFIPHGNQKEILCEYGLNAKGIRKTVHEWIKSNKK; from the coding sequence ATGAAATTATTAGAAAATAAAGAACACACTTTTCTATCGAAAATTGATAATGTTGAACAGTTAAGATTACTTAAAAAAAAAGATCTACCATTTTTATGTGAAGATTTACGTAATTATTTATTAGAAACTGTTAGCATATCAAGCGGACATCTTGCATCTGGTTTAGGAGTAGTAGAACTAACCGTAGCTATTCATTTTTTTTATAATACACCGTTTGATTTGTTGATTTGGGATGTTGGTCACCAAGCTTACCCACATAAAATTTTAACGGGAAGAAAAAAACAGATCAAGACTATTCGTCAAAGAAAAGGATTACATCCTTTTCCATGTAGAGAAGAAAGTAAATTTGATGTTGCTAGTGTAGGACATTCCTCTACATCGCTTAGTATAGGATTAGGATTATCTATCATATCATCACTTGAAAAAATAAAAAGACATACCATTTGTGTAATTGGTGATGGCGCTCTTACTTCTGGAATAGCTTTTGAAGCACTTAACCATATAGGAGATATTCAATCCAATATATTAATTATACTTAATGACAATAATATGTCTATTTCAAAAAATGTAGGAGCAATTAATAATACGTTATTACAAAATTTTTTTCATATTAAACATTCAACTTTTGAAAAAAAATTCGTGAATTTGTCACATACTCAAAAAAATTATAATAATGTCATAAAAGCTCTAAAAAAAGATTTTGTCCCAAGTATTCTTTTTAAAGAATTAGGATTTAATTATATTGGCCCAGTTGATGGTCATAATGTCATAGAGTTAATCAAGATATTTAAAAATATATCTGAAATGCAAGGTCCACAATTTTTACATATTTTAACTAAAAAAGGTAAAGGTTATGCTCCTGCAGAAAATGATCCAATTGCTTGGCATGCAGTTCCAAAATTCTGTTTAAACAAAGATATTCTTCCTAAGAAATTTCAAAATACATCAAATTATTCACAAATTTTTGGTGATTGGTTATGCGAAATAGCAAGTATAGATTCTAAATTAATGGCTATTACTCCAGCTATGTCTGAAGGATCAGGCATGGTAAAATTTTCTCATCATTATCCAAGACAATACTTTGATGTAGCTATTGCTGAACAACATGCTGTAACTCTCGCAGCAGGTATGGCTATAGGAGGATATAAACCTATTGTTGCTATATATTCAACTTTTTTACAACGTGCTTATGATCAAGTAATACATGATGTTGCTATACAAAAACTCCCAGTTTTATTTGCAATTGATCGTAGTGGAATTGTAGGAGAAGATGGTCGAACACATCAAGGAGCGTTTGATATTGCTTTTTTAAGATGTATTCCGAATATGATCATTATGACTCCTAGTGATGAGAACGAATTACGTAGTATGTTATACACTGGTTATAAATATAAACAAGGACCTTGTGCAGTACGATATCCCCGTCGTGCTATTGCTGGAAATTTTTTACAACCCTTTACAAAACTACCTATAGGAAAAGGATTATTAAAAAGGAAAGGAAAAAAAATTGCTTTTTTAAATTTTGGAATGCTTCTCAAAGAAGTTTCTGTAGTCGCTGAATTAATGAATTCTACGCTAATTGATATGAGATTTGTAAAACCTTTAGATCAATCGTTAATAATAGATTTAACATATACTCACGAATTTTTAGTGACTGTAGAAGAAGGAACAATATGCGGTGGAGCAGGTAGTGGAGTAAACGAATTAATCATGAAAAACCGTAAGTTGGTTTCT
- the ispA gene encoding (2E,6E)-farnesyl diphosphate synthase translates to MNFNNFFVIYKKRINQALKNFLAPFFSKKNILSHAIKNQLFPGGKRIRPLLVYAIGEMLKVKIHNLDIPAAAIECMHTYSLIHDDLPSMDNDKFRRGKLTCHAKYGENIAILAGNCLQSLSFSILSDQSMPDVNNKCRIAMISELSKASGIKGMCNGQAYDLFLKKKKITISDLEKIYFYKTGALIHAAINIGMLSAEEKRYHVMPLLKTYAHSISLAFQLVDDILDKDQDTFGTKKNKITYPKLVGIKKTYQKIRILHETALETLEKLSSQSFNTNLLKNIVNFIVMRKK, encoded by the coding sequence ATGAATTTTAATAACTTTTTTGTAATATATAAAAAACGCATTAATCAAGCATTAAAAAATTTTCTTGCTCCTTTTTTTTCTAAAAAAAATATTTTATCACATGCTATTAAAAATCAACTATTTCCTGGAGGTAAACGTATTCGGCCTTTATTAGTATACGCTATAGGAGAAATGTTAAAAGTTAAAATACATAATTTAGATATTCCAGCAGCAGCAATTGAATGTATGCATACTTACTCTTTAATTCATGACGATCTTCCTTCCATGGATAATGATAAATTTAGACGTGGAAAATTAACTTGTCATGCAAAATACGGTGAAAATATAGCAATACTTGCTGGTAATTGCTTACAATCTCTAAGTTTTTCTATTTTATCTGATCAATCCATGCCTGATGTTAATAATAAATGTAGAATTGCTATGATATCTGAACTATCAAAAGCAAGCGGAATAAAAGGTATGTGTAACGGTCAAGCTTATGATTTATTTTTAAAAAAAAAAAAAATTACTATATCTGATTTAGAAAAAATTTATTTTTATAAAACAGGAGCTCTGATTCATGCAGCAATTAATATAGGTATGTTATCTGCAGAAGAAAAAAGATATCATGTTATGCCATTATTAAAAACCTATGCACATTCTATCAGTCTAGCTTTTCAACTAGTTGATGATATTTTAGATAAAGACCAAGATACATTTGGAACAAAAAAAAATAAGATTACGTATCCTAAACTTGTTGGTATTAAAAAAACTTATCAAAAAATAAGAATACTTCATGAAACAGCTCTTGAAACTTTAGAGAAACTTTCATCTCAATCATTTAATACAAATTTATTGAAAAATATTGTAAATTTTATTGTTATGCGTAAAAAATAA
- a CDS encoding MFS transporter encodes MTYKELRSIWGLCLLLSLRMLGMFMLLPILTTYGLLLPHSNKFLVGLAIGIYGFTQAIFQIPFGLLSDKIGRKPIIIIGLLILTFGSIIGFLSKSICGVIIARALQGSGAISSVSIALLSDLVSEQNYTKSMIFLGISFGINFIIAMILGPILASILGLNGIFFLIIIFSVLGILITIFLIPNTKIYTFNRNTIIVKKSLLSVFFNKDLLKINISIFLLHMFLVSNFIALPIQLELFNFPNSRHWQVYFVTIIVSFFLMFPLLTYAEKKQKIKKIFVFGVILITLSEIILWKLNQNFWIIIIGIQLFFLSFNLIEVILPSLITKESPVGYKGTSMGIYTTSQFLGSAMGGSIGGFLFQHFDFKTVFLFNIIFGFLWILLSLKIHEPPTCKNFRIFFKDLVNNEEIVKKRLKKSPGILSYFIDLKENYIYIKANTNITNEKKTKKTILKNLKN; translated from the coding sequence ATGACATATAAAGAATTACGTTCGATATGGGGGCTATGTTTACTTCTTTCATTAAGAATGTTAGGTATGTTTATGTTATTACCAATTTTAACAACTTATGGATTATTATTACCTCATTCAAATAAATTTTTAGTAGGTTTAGCAATTGGAATATATGGTTTTACACAAGCAATTTTTCAAATTCCTTTTGGTTTATTATCTGATAAAATAGGAAGAAAACCTATAATTATAATAGGTTTATTAATTTTGACTTTTGGCAGTATAATAGGATTTTTATCTAAATCAATATGTGGAGTTATTATTGCAAGAGCTTTACAGGGATCAGGAGCAATATCATCAGTTTCTATTGCATTATTATCTGATTTAGTCAGTGAACAAAATTATACTAAATCAATGATATTTTTAGGTATAAGTTTTGGAATAAATTTTATTATTGCAATGATTTTAGGTCCGATTTTAGCTTCTATTTTAGGTTTAAACGGGATCTTTTTTTTAATTATAATTTTTTCCGTTTTAGGAATATTAATAACAATTTTTCTCATTCCAAATACTAAAATTTATACTTTTAATCGCAATACTATAATTGTAAAAAAGAGCTTACTTTCTGTCTTTTTTAATAAAGATTTGTTAAAAATTAATATCAGTATTTTTTTATTACACATGTTTCTTGTTTCAAATTTTATTGCATTACCTATACAATTAGAATTATTTAATTTTCCAAATAGTAGACATTGGCAAGTTTATTTTGTAACAATAATTGTTAGTTTTTTTCTGATGTTTCCTTTATTAACGTATGCTGAAAAAAAACAAAAAATTAAAAAGATTTTTGTTTTTGGAGTAATTTTAATTACTTTATCAGAAATAATTTTATGGAAACTTAATCAAAATTTTTGGATAATAATTATAGGTATACAACTGTTTTTTTTATCATTTAACCTCATAGAGGTTATTTTACCTTCTTTAATTACAAAAGAATCTCCTGTTGGATATAAAGGTACTTCAATGGGTATATATACAACTAGTCAATTTTTAGGAAGTGCCATGGGAGGAAGTATAGGTGGATTTTTGTTTCAACATTTTGATTTCAAAACAGTTTTTTTATTTAATATAATTTTTGGGTTTTTATGGATACTGTTAAGCTTAAAAATTCATGAACCTCCTACTTGTAAAAATTTTCGTATTTTTTTTAAAGATTTAGTTAATAATGAAGAAATAGTTAAAAAAAGACTGAAAAAATCTCCGGGTATATTATCATATTTTATTGATTTAAAAGAAAATTATATTTATATTAAAGCAAACACTAATATAACAAATGAAAAAAAAACTAAAAAAACAATTTTGAAAAATTTAAAAAACTAA
- the pyrF gene encoding orotidine-5'-phosphate decarboxylase, with the protein MFTTTINNSSPILIALDYSNLNEMLDFVDKIDPQYCRLKIGKEVFTRFGPSLIKNLQKKGFQIFLDLKFHDIPNTVARAVTAAAELGIWMVNIHAIGGINMMISASKAIMKFGKDAPLLTAVTILTSISQNDLKFIGIQLSLDQYVKKLAVLAQECGLNGIICSANQVKSLKKDLGKNFKIVVPGIRLSGDQKNDHCYVTTPLEAKNIGVDYMVIGRSITNSKNPFDVLQKILFELNIIKEL; encoded by the coding sequence ATGTTTACTACAACAATAAATAATTCTTCTCCTATATTAATTGCACTAGATTATTCTAATTTAAACGAAATGTTAGATTTTGTAGATAAAATTGATCCACAATATTGTCGATTAAAAATAGGAAAAGAAGTTTTTACACGTTTTGGACCTTCATTAATAAAAAATCTTCAAAAAAAAGGATTTCAAATTTTTCTTGATTTAAAATTTCATGATATTCCAAATACTGTTGCTCGAGCAGTTACAGCTGCTGCAGAATTAGGCATATGGATGGTTAATATACACGCAATAGGAGGGATAAATATGATGATTTCAGCATCAAAAGCTATCATGAAATTCGGAAAGGATGCTCCTTTATTAACTGCAGTAACAATATTAACTAGTATTAGTCAGAATGATTTAAAATTTATTGGAATTCAATTATCATTAGATCAATATGTTAAAAAACTTGCAGTTTTAGCACAGGAATGTGGTTTAAATGGCATAATTTGCTCTGCAAATCAAGTAAAAAGTTTGAAAAAAGATTTAGGTAAAAATTTTAAGATAGTAGTACCAGGTATACGTTTATCAGGTGATCAAAAAAATGATCATTGTTATGTTACAACTCCTTTAGAAGCTAAAAATATAGGTGTAGATTATATGGTTATAGGAAGATCAATTACAAATTCAAAAAATCCTTTTGATGTTCTTCAAAAAATATTGTTTGAATTAAACATTATAAAAGAATTATAA
- a CDS encoding phosphatase PAP2 family protein: MAMEVKYKSNYINNIFFLTEITSLKILFFMHLIFSVLIVYFLRFSIKRAILIIVVINLTIFIGQYIKYWIKNTVKEPRPYTFWIKEKQNFIKKNKFLEKKTINIKNKISIFDKKLPYWLKHQSMLKNDFSFPSGHAIFSTIWFLFFIELFSKKKYIKTIIYLFCWTNTIIISRILLGMHWPWDVIVSIIIAFLLVLIAIKLIMFIDNKFLLKED, encoded by the coding sequence ATGGCAATGGAAGTTAAATATAAATCAAATTATATTAATAACATTTTTTTTTTAACTGAAATAACATCCTTAAAAATTCTTTTTTTTATGCATCTAATTTTTAGTGTGTTAATTGTATATTTTTTACGTTTTTCTATCAAGCGTGCAATACTCATTATAGTAGTTATAAATTTAACAATTTTTATTGGGCAATATATTAAATATTGGATTAAAAATACAGTTAAAGAACCTAGACCTTATACATTTTGGATCAAAGAAAAACAAAATTTTATAAAAAAAAATAAATTTTTAGAAAAAAAAACTATTAACATTAAAAATAAGATATCTATTTTTGATAAAAAATTACCTTATTGGTTAAAACATCAATCAATGTTAAAGAACGATTTTTCTTTTCCTTCTGGACATGCTATTTTTTCTACAATTTGGTTTTTATTTTTTATAGAATTATTTTCAAAGAAAAAATACATTAAAACTATAATTTATTTATTCTGTTGGACAAACACCATTATCATTAGTCGAATTTTACTTGGTATGCATTGGCCATGGGATGTTATTGTATCTATTATAATAGCTTTTTTATTAGTTCTAATAGCTATAAAACTAATAATGTTTATTGATAACAAATTTTTGTTAAAAGAAGACTGA
- the ribA gene encoding GTP cyclohydrolase II produces the protein MQIKQVTQAKLPTPWGEFLILGFEEFTTGHGHVALIYNDVSENRPVLARIHSECLTGDALFSLRCDCGFQLEAALTAIADEGSGVLLYHRQEGRNIGLLNKIRAYALQDQGYDTVEANHQLGFATDERDFTVCADMFKLLGINEIRLLTNNPQKVEILLEAGINVIERVPLIVGRNSKNSRYLDTKAIKMGHLLPS, from the coding sequence ATGCAAATTAAACAAGTAACACAAGCTAAATTACCGACCCCATGGGGAGAATTTTTAATTTTAGGTTTTGAAGAATTTACAACAGGACATGGTCATGTTGCATTAATCTATAATGATGTTAGCGAAAATCGTCCAGTGTTAGCCCGTATTCATTCTGAATGTTTAACAGGAGATGCATTATTTAGTTTACGTTGTGACTGTGGCTTCCAATTAGAAGCGGCTTTAACAGCTATTGCCGATGAAGGAAGTGGTGTACTTCTTTATCATCGGCAAGAAGGACGTAATATAGGATTATTAAATAAAATTCGTGCTTATGCTCTACAAGATCAAGGATACGATACTGTTGAAGCTAATCATCAGTTAGGTTTTGCTACTGATGAACGTGATTTTACAGTATGTGCTGATATGTTTAAACTTTTAGGAATAAATGAAATTCGTTTACTCACTAATAACCCACAAAAAGTTGAAATATTACTTGAAGCAGGAATCAATGTTATTGAACGTGTTCCATTAATTGTAGGACGCAATTCTAAAAATTCTCGTTATCTTGATACTAAAGCTATAAAAATGGGTCATTTGTTACCATCATAA
- the cysB gene encoding HTH-type transcriptional regulator CysB — MKLQQLRYIVEVVNHNLNVSSTAEGLYTSQPGISKQIRMLEDELGVQIFSRSGKHLTKITVVGKEIIHIAREILSKVDGIKAISSEYTWPDKGILSIATTHTQARYALPDVIKNFVKRYPQVSLHINQGSPAQIIEAVSKGNADFFIATESIYNHNDLIMLPCYSWNKIIIVKQDNPLSGKNNISLEALAKFPLVICTFGLNNEHSELDLIFNRAGLTPKIVFTATDADIIKTYVRLGLGVGIIADMAFDPVYDKDLVRIESINIFDSSTIKIGFRRNKFLRGYMYDFIQRFASHLTRKVVDTAISYRSNEEIEEMFKTIKLPLK; from the coding sequence ATGAAATTGCAGCAATTGCGCTATATTGTCGAAGTAGTTAATCATAATTTAAATGTATCTTCTACAGCAGAAGGCCTATATACTTCACAACCAGGTATTAGTAAGCAGATTCGTATGTTAGAAGATGAGCTTGGAGTGCAAATTTTTTCTCGTAGTGGAAAACATCTGACTAAGATTACAGTAGTTGGCAAAGAAATTATTCATATTGCTCGAGAAATATTATCTAAAGTTGATGGTATAAAAGCAATTTCTAGTGAATATACTTGGCCAGATAAAGGTATCTTATCAATTGCTACAACACACACTCAAGCTCGATATGCTCTTCCTGATGTTATTAAAAACTTTGTTAAACGTTATCCTCAAGTTTCATTACATATTAATCAAGGATCTCCTGCACAAATTATTGAAGCAGTATCTAAAGGTAACGCAGACTTTTTTATTGCTACTGAATCAATTTATAATCATAATGATTTAATCATGTTACCTTGTTATTCTTGGAATAAAATAATTATTGTTAAACAAGATAATCCTTTATCGGGAAAAAACAATATATCTCTTGAAGCACTTGCTAAGTTTCCATTAGTAATTTGTACGTTTGGTCTTAACAATGAACATTCTGAATTAGATTTAATTTTTAATCGTGCAGGATTAACTCCTAAAATTGTATTTACTGCAACTGATGCAGATATTATTAAGACATATGTTCGTCTTGGATTAGGAGTTGGAATAATAGCTGATATGGCTTTTGATCCAGTTTATGATAAAGATTTAGTACGTATTGAAAGTATTAACATATTTGATAGTAGCACTATAAAAATAGGATTTCGTAGAAACAAGTTTTTACGTGGTTATATGTATGATTTCATTCAACGATTTGCTTCTCATTTAACACGAAAAGTTGTAGATACTGCTATTTCTTATCGATCTAATGAAGAAATTGAAGAAATGTTTAAAACAATTAAATTACCTTTAAAATAA
- the sohB gene encoding protease SohB, protein MNFFSYYGLFLAKTMTIVIAILFILTLIIYAKSRKRKKSDTLQIIQLNKEYQKIKESLLLSKLEIYEKKIFLKKIKKETKKNKKILQKTPKPTLYVLDFRGGINAEEVESLRKEISAILSVFQKNDQVLLRLESSGGVVHGYGLAASQLQRLRDNKLHLIITVDKIAASGGYLMACVANNLIAAPFAIIGSIGVVAQIPNFHRFLKRNNIDIELHTAGEYKRTLTMFGENTDSNRKKFVENLEQTHQLFKNFVYKMRPQLNMEEVATGEYWFGKQAFEKGLVDSLKTSDDVILSKLSDFNIIKIRYFKRKRMIDRFIYNIEKCYKYFI, encoded by the coding sequence ATGAATTTTTTTTCTTATTATGGATTATTTCTTGCAAAAACTATGACTATAGTTATAGCAATTTTATTTATATTAACTCTGATTATTTATGCTAAAAGTCGTAAACGTAAAAAAAGTGATACTTTACAAATAATCCAATTGAATAAAGAATATCAAAAAATAAAAGAATCGTTATTACTTTCAAAATTAGAAATCTATGAAAAAAAAATTTTTTTGAAAAAAATAAAAAAAGAAACAAAAAAAAACAAAAAAATCTTACAAAAAACACCAAAACCAACACTTTATGTTTTAGATTTTCGAGGAGGTATAAACGCAGAAGAAGTAGAATCTTTACGCAAAGAAATTTCGGCTATATTATCAGTTTTTCAAAAAAATGATCAAGTTTTGTTGAGATTAGAAAGTTCAGGTGGGGTGGTACATGGTTATGGATTAGCAGCCTCACAACTCCAAAGATTGCGTGATAATAAACTACATTTAATAATTACTGTTGATAAAATTGCTGCAAGTGGTGGATACTTAATGGCCTGTGTCGCAAATAATTTAATAGCTGCTCCTTTTGCTATTATTGGTTCAATTGGTGTTGTCGCTCAAATTCCTAACTTTCACCGATTCTTAAAAAGAAATAACATTGACATTGAATTACATACGGCTGGTGAATATAAAAGAACATTAACGATGTTTGGAGAGAATACTGATTCTAATCGAAAAAAGTTTGTTGAAAATTTAGAACAAACACACCAGCTATTTAAAAATTTTGTTTATAAAATGCGTCCTCAATTAAATATGGAAGAGGTAGCAACAGGTGAATATTGGTTCGGAAAACAAGCTTTTGAAAAAGGTCTAGTAGATTCATTAAAAACTAGCGATGATGTTATTTTAAGTAAACTATCTGATTTTAATATTATTAAAATTCGTTATTTTAAAAGAAAGAGAATGATTGATCGTTTTATTTATAACATTGAAAAGTGTTATAAATATTTTATATGA
- a CDS encoding anthranilate synthase component 1 translates to MYKKPTLKLIKNHVVYKKNPSILFYELCKKRSFTLLLESADINKKKDLKSLLIIDSAIRITALDNKVRFKILSKNGKKLLSLMKNLIPDIIKIIFYKDGYELIFPTINHMQDEDSKLKSISVFDALRFVNQVVKSSKEEKMSVFLGGFFSYNLVDHFEPLLYVNLKKNCPDYCFYLAETLLIIDHRNKTSILQASLFVPSQSEEKRLKKRVNELTNIIEKSNISLYKIPTKKIKNMKLKAIPNKENFCRIIKEMQKEIILGEVFQVVPSQQFYLPCPSSLTAYNILKKKNPSPYMFFMQDKSFTLFGASPESSLKFNSSTRKIEIYPIAGTRPRGYSINGFINNDLDKRIELEMRIDKKELSEHLMLVDLARNDLSKICIPGSRFVEELLKVDRYSFVMHLVSRIVGTLRNDLDVLHAYRACMNMGTLTGAPKIRAMQLIAEKETKKRGSYGGAIGYLTSMGDLDTCIIIRSAYVKNDIATIQAGAGVVVNSNPEDETNESLNKARAVLYAIAKAHYCKDTF, encoded by the coding sequence ATGTATAAAAAACCTACATTAAAATTAATTAAAAATCATGTAGTATATAAAAAAAACCCATCTATTTTATTTTATGAATTATGTAAAAAACGTTCGTTTACTTTATTATTAGAATCTGCTGATATTAATAAAAAAAAAGATCTAAAAAGTTTATTAATTATAGATAGCGCAATACGTATTACTGCATTGGATAATAAAGTAAGATTTAAAATATTATCTAAGAATGGAAAGAAATTATTATCATTAATGAAAAATTTAATACCTGATATTATTAAGATTATTTTTTATAAAGATGGATATGAATTAATATTTCCTACAATTAATCATATGCAAGATGAAGATAGCAAATTAAAGTCAATATCTGTGTTTGATGCTTTAAGATTTGTTAATCAAGTAGTAAAATCTTCAAAAGAAGAAAAAATGTCTGTTTTTCTTGGAGGATTTTTTTCTTATAATTTAGTAGATCATTTTGAACCATTATTATATGTTAACTTAAAAAAAAATTGTCCAGATTATTGTTTTTATTTAGCTGAAACTCTGCTAATTATAGATCATCGTAATAAAACTTCTATTCTACAAGCAAGTTTATTTGTACCTTCTCAATCCGAAGAAAAAAGATTAAAAAAGCGTGTAAACGAATTAACGAACATAATAGAAAAATCCAATATATCTCTATATAAAATACCTACTAAAAAAATAAAAAACATGAAATTAAAAGCAATTCCTAATAAAGAAAATTTTTGTAGAATTATTAAAGAGATGCAAAAAGAAATTATTTTAGGAGAAGTTTTTCAAGTGGTTCCATCACAACAATTTTACCTTCCTTGTCCTTCTTCATTAACTGCTTATAATATTTTAAAAAAAAAAAATCCTAGTCCTTACATGTTTTTTATGCAAGATAAAAGTTTTACTCTTTTTGGTGCTTCACCAGAAAGTTCACTAAAGTTTAATTCATCTACGAGAAAAATTGAAATTTATCCTATTGCTGGTACAAGACCGCGTGGTTATTCTATAAATGGATTTATAAATAATGATTTAGATAAACGTATTGAATTAGAAATGAGAATTGATAAAAAGGAATTATCAGAACATTTAATGCTTGTAGATTTAGCTCGTAACGATTTATCAAAGATTTGTATTCCAGGTAGTCGTTTTGTAGAAGAACTACTAAAAGTCGACCGTTATTCTTTTGTTATGCATTTAGTTTCTCGAATTGTTGGAACTTTAAGAAATGATTTAGATGTGTTACATGCATATCGTGCATGTATGAATATGGGTACTTTAACAGGAGCACCTAAAATACGTGCAATGCAATTAATCGCAGAAAAAGAAACAAAAAAGAGAGGGAGCTATGGGGGTGCTATTGGTTATTTAACTTCTATGGGTGATTTAGATACATGTATTATTATACGTTCTGCATATGTAAAAAATGATATTGCAACTATACAAGCAGGAGCAGGTGTAGTAGTAAATTCTAATCCGGAAGATGAAACTAACGAAAGTTTAAATAAAGCTAGAGCTGTTTTATACGCTATTGCAAAAGCTCACTATTGTAAGGATACATTTTAA
- a CDS encoding aminodeoxychorismate/anthranilate synthase component II produces the protein MSDILLIDNFDSFLYNLVDQLKVLSYRVFIFRNNFSSTFLLEKIKLMHNPILIISAGPGVPKKAGCILELIKKLKGIIPILGICLGHQAIIEAYGGVIKPANEILHGQSSLIHHNGKAMFQGLKNPLSVARYHSLVGTKIPKTLIVNAQYNNMVMGIINEKDRVCGFQFHPESILTTQGEELLKKTLKWIVF, from the coding sequence ATGTCTGATATATTATTAATCGATAACTTTGACTCTTTTTTATATAATTTAGTTGATCAATTAAAAGTTTTATCATATAGAGTATTTATTTTTCGTAATAACTTTTCTAGTACTTTTTTATTAGAAAAAATAAAATTAATGCATAATCCAATATTAATCATTTCTGCTGGGCCAGGTGTTCCTAAAAAAGCTGGGTGTATATTAGAATTAATAAAAAAATTAAAAGGAATTATTCCAATTTTAGGAATTTGTTTAGGACATCAAGCAATTATTGAAGCTTATGGTGGTGTTATTAAACCAGCTAATGAAATTTTACACGGACAGTCTTCTTTAATCCATCATAATGGGAAAGCAATGTTTCAGGGATTAAAAAATCCTTTATCTGTTGCACGTTATCATTCATTAGTGGGAACTAAAATTCCAAAAACACTTATTGTTAATGCTCAATATAATAATATGGTAATGGGTATTATTAATGAAAAAGATCGAGTTTGTGGCTTTCAATTTCATCCAGAATCTATATTAACAACACAAGGTGAAGAACTATTAAAAAAAACATTAAAATGGATAGTTTTTTAA